The genomic interval GGGCTTCCGAAACGGTCAAGCGTAGATTTTTacttgagccaagcattttgaccgtttacaaagtgTGCTTGATGCTAATCATGCGTCAACGTAGTTGacggtgattgatgcgattttatatttttgcttgacgcgacgttcggacagtgttcgacATCGCAGAGTACATAGGTTCGACATAATATGAGAAAAGTACCGTTTGCTTGATGCGACCTTCAAGCAGCTTCATCATGCAGAACAAAACtattacgtgcttgacgtcttGAAGCCCTTTGGTTTGTCCATGTCTTatagtgtggaagtccctacaggctacaaaagacctatgtccagtatgTATTCAGAAGATCAATTGGGACGACGATGACGAAAAtggttacctacttagttacaaCTCGTACCTAAACACTAAACTCCACTCCAATAACTAATGCCTTTAATTCTTTCTGAACAGCAGTCAAGTTTGCGAAATAGACAGTTTTAGTTTTTCCGATCCTATGCACACTTGTTGACGCTAAGCCAAACAGCCGACCCCTTTGAAGCAGCAGGTCTCCAGCACGTACGGGACATTTTCCAAAAGTTTTCACAGCGATTGTAGCGTTTTCATTCAAATTGCGTATTAGATGTACAAATATAATGTTCTCTACCAAGTATTTCGCCAGTTGGAACGATAAAACTCGTCCTCCACGGATTGATCTGCCAATAACGTATAATTGTTTTTTTGGATCCAAATTTAGACCGATTTTGACTGTACTCATGCAGTCGCCCATGTTTTCAAGAACAGACAAGACGACCAAATTCTTTGTAACGACGCCATCATGAGGTATAGTTTCCGCAAGATCAACCGTAAAACCTTTCTTACATCGGGgactgaaaaaataaaaacagtcatgaataatataatattttatcagttCAAAAATTCCAAGTAAGTAGTCTAAATTGTTGTTATTTATCCACCAATGAATTTCATTTAAGAATTAGAATTTACATTAAGTAATTGTcgtttgataatttatttatgtgactATACCTAACAAGTAATAATATCACTTGGAAATTGTTACTAGGCAATAGGCATATTGGATACAATTGTTTATGATACTTACTCCAACGCGGTGATAGGGAGTGGTCAACCTTCCGATCGGGGGTCTTTTCGAAGTTAAGTGCATTCTAAGCAATGAATCAATTGgcttatcggtgaaggaaaatatcgtgaggaaacctgcatacctatcAGTTCTCCCTATTGTTCTCATATGTGTATGAAGTCAGCCAATCTGCATTAGATGAGTAGGGTAGACTATCcaggccaaactcttctcattctaagaggagacatGCTCGTGTgagcgctcagtagtgagccggcgatggtttgatgatgatgatgataatgatgattactCACTCAGTAGGACTTCCTATACGTAGTCGAATTGGACCTGATTTTAAACATAATTCATTTGCCAATATAGAATATCGAGATAGCACAGCGCCCACACAAACAAGTTCATTGGATGATGTCAAATGTATTCGCGCTACATAACGATAATCGTCTAATTTAACCACATTGCACTCTATTTCAGTGTTACTATAGACCGACTGGGAATGAAATCCTTTGTAGTGCATAACTACATTATTAATAACTAAAGCAGTTGTCGTAGCGATTATGGCCACGAGCAATGCGATAACGCCCATTTTACTTCTATCTGAACGATCGTCCCATGGCGTATTGATGAAATTATAATTGAATTTATTCTCTTCCGTATCAGAGATGTCTTCaacatttaatttattgaatTCAGAATTTTCATTTTCCATTTCAAAACCGATACTTACGtaacaatttaataaaaaattaaaaatattataatcacaGGAAGTATTTCACAGTAacgtagatattaattattaaaataataataatgaattaagTAATAAGACAAGTAGGAGGTGCCTACCTCCCAATGCAAAAATCTAGTTGGTATGCAGTAATGATATAAGGCTTAAGCTATCTCTATTGATCTAGAGCTTTCCTCTTTTGCAGGAAGTATTATAAAGGGACAGCAATACCTGTCATTTTAGTGTAAGTTTAGGGATTGTATACCAACAGAATTAACCACAATCCACATCTCACCTTGTAACGGTCACCACGCTAAGGGCGCGcgctttttaataatattacctattcactcttgttttataGATATccgtattgtaatttgtaatagaTAGGAAACACAAATCTTGGAAGAATTGGCTTGGCTATGCGTACGGAGAGGGGACTGGTAACGCAAAGCGTTGTTCCATGCGTGTTGATGAAATGTCGATAACACAGCGATGGAATCTCGCCCGGCCTCTTAGGATACGGTGGTAGCAATAGCAACGAAGGTCGAGGAGGTGAAACTGAATCAAGGGTCTATGAAGCAAGTCTTCTGGCAACCTTTAGGTCTCGTAGGTCTACCACTAACAATACTAGCTGTAGAATCGCGGTAACACATTATTTTGCCAACAGCGATTCATAATGATTATGATGGAGTGTAAGTAGGGTAAAGAGGGTGTAAGCTTCTTAACTCTgtactgttgggccgtgaaaagctagcagacagacagacagacagacactctttcgcatttataatattagtatggataagggtTGCGCTTAAGTAGAAGAAGGGTAAATTTAAAAAGACCGGTAAATTTAAAATAGAGAAATAAACTACGTAAATTGTTGAGGCAAAAATTTATGTTGGGTTGAGGTATGGTCTTGGTATGGTATACTGAACCTGTCACTAACTACTTGCtcactaaaaatataaaattttctaaCTCGACATATTACTTCACTCCGCTAACAACTGCTACATTCATACCAATACCTCTGATCGAGCTCCATACCATGTCCTTACATCTCCATACTCTACACTCCAATGATGATGTCGAACGCTCCAAACGCGAATCACCTTGGATGATGTTATAAACTTTCTCTATGCGAATCATATTGGTAGAAGAGCAAATCGCCGACAGATCACCGATTACAAGTTTTTTGCCAAAAGCAAAAGGGTTTGTTGACGCGAATCATAAACTAACTACCTTACCTACCACTAACGGATAACTAACGGTAGAAAGAATAAGTTATATAGCCGACTCATGCCGACCATtatctattttgtttttatatatttcttttaTGGAATGCAGAacaaaaaacactaaaaaactGAGTTCGAAATTAGTTTTTGCAGgtgattgatttttattatcataaattttGAGCCGTTGTTTTATATTGAAATTATTTCACACGTTTCTAAAGTTATCCGTAACAACTGCAAGCTCAAGCacttagtacctaggtatctaatcTGTGactttttttctggtcggtgtcTGTGACACAACCCAGCTCCGAGTGCCAcagagtaataataataataataataataacctcagaacctactttgagacgatgagggggggtagaatgtgataaaggactcaccccactatccttagcccaaatcgagtggcagaaaccggtggtacttagcacctctgaccgggaggccgtatggagggagaaggagctgcacggacgcttttttaaagctcttaatgagccacacgtagataaaaaagcgtccgtgcagtggctgcgctttggtgacctcttcggggaaaccgagggttttgtctgtgcgatacaagatcaggtggtcaagacgcggaactatcgaaagtacattctgaaggatggcactcacgacatctgtagagcttgtcgccatcccggcgagtcactcagacatgtgctttcgggatgctcagcgcttgccaacactgagtatctgcacagacacaaccaagcagccaaaatccttcaccaagagcttgctctgaagtacggtctcctggatgagaggtTGCCGTATTACACgtacacaccggtgccggtactcgagcgcgacggagtccggctctattgggaccagtccatcatcacggacaggactattctagcgaataagcctgacatcgtggtggtggaccgggcacagtcgcgggtgtttttggtggacatcaccattccgtatgacgagaacctcgtgagagctgagacggagagaaagcgcaagtatctcgatttggctcacgaggtttccgacatgtggcatgtggagtccactgaaatcatcccaatcgtcatatctgcgaatgggttgatcccagtcagcctcgctcaccatctgaggcgactggggttccgtggcagttcgctcgcagccaggatgcaaaaagcggtcttgctggattcggctaggatagtccgccgatttcttcacctgtcgccctgacccccggccgtttggtctcccctgccggggtgtaggtttatttatttttatgtatgtgagtatattataactcttttggcttttatatatatctattttgtacacgggcgagagcaaataatatataataataataataatgttctttatttcaggcaaaatgtacccatattattacaaaagtcaataaaattataaataaaataaaataaaatataaatataaataaaatataaataaaaatataaaacaaaaatataaataaaataaaataatccggCTCAAAAGGGTTAGAatcataggggtgcaactccagaacattaaaaaatcgcaaattgaaattcgcttgtggtgccatctaagcgcgagtacggctaaacaaatagataacagttaataaaagacgtaaatagatggcgggcacattgttgtaattttaaattacaaacatttggacagccacagtcaccgtcagtggtgccagataaggcgaattaccgccatttaggctacctcggggggccaatcggcgcccaaaaatcccgattggctaccagtaaccatttaggcaaccagtagggcgattgtctaaaaccggtatcaatcattattacaatctcaattgttctgattggctgaatttgtgcaatccttgttgcaacaatgcattgtagccaatagtgagcgagcattaaccaatcagagatgattgtgatcgtaacattgtagctgtcaaacaaccgcggtagggcccctggaagatagaaacgggcgattttaggctactcagcaggcaaaatcctaaaacaaattcctaaaggccggcaacgcatcggcggctcctctggtgctgcaaatgttcatgggcggcggtaatcacttaacatcaggtgacccgcctgctcgcttgctcgctatatctattaaaaaaaaaaaaaaacgggcgaattcaattggtaaatatctggcaaccctggtcaccgttgaagttcaaaacttttcatgttttcgtgtattgttgtttgtgcggttctaaatatttctatttctgataaatttatctgaccctgctttgtttactggactctgtgtttcctttaaccacctcgataactacctaaggattgatttacggactcgattcatgcctgaacgattgaccacggctacggattacggacttgtttttgctttgtgaaaagattttctgtcgatagatttgtgcagggaaaatgccacggagatctcgatgtgtgttcggatgtgagcaattcggtaagtttaaaatcagctcacttgtaatctaacacaaatctcttaaacgagtcaaactctatgctccattagtacattaggtattttatcatgatactaaataattcctgcgatttcgtccacgtggatatcatccaaaaaaccattttagaaatcccgtgagaagtccaattttccgtgataaaagtagcctacaaccgtctccgatgcaagctatctcttcaccaaatagatgatgcccgccactttgtctacgttggtttagggttttaaagaatcccatgggaactgtttgattttccgaggcaaaagtagcctatgtccttacctggatgcaagcttctctgtaccttctaacttttatcataaacggttacacaaattgactgtgaaaagctagcagacagacagcctgacatacttttgcatttataatattggtaaggattattgactactaattctgtacattttttgttttgtaattaagtgtaggtacgtaggtacaacattagatattattttgaactttaatgactatggtttttttatattttactagctgccccagcgaacgtcttaccgcctagtcgatttcgggcaattccataaaaaccatcctcgtacttcaaggaatattataaaaaaagaattagcgaaatcggttcagctgttctcgaaatttgcgcttagcaacacattcagtgattcatttttatatatatattatagagattaagtaaataagtacaataagtatagataatacaataatatattgcatattttatgttactactttttcagatgttttgcatcactttccaaaacctggccactcctctttgaaacgatttcaacaatggaaagagatagtaggacaagatttagaaagcaagactgatgatgaaatatatacgaattatcgaatttgcaatcaccactttgaagatcgttttttataccatcacagtaaaagactagcaaagacagcatttccttctcttaaccttggtgagttttatttattagttattacagtagagaggattttgagaaattacattgattgacatgtcaataataggtcaaagcacagattgtagaagcttgaaaacactggccaagtgtgggtcagacttgtgcacagagggtcccatacttcagtcgtatttttcgacgttttgcacgataaatcaagaactgttatgtagaaaataactggccaagtgcgagttggacacagcacatagggttctgtaatacacaagagtaaaacagatcacttttcttaacaagccgcaaaactgtagaggtttattgttaatatcaaaaaaatcgacttggcagcgctacgggataccccacttggtatcaaatgtaataagtacaaatgtttctatggaatcttcaaaactgaaatctcctaatgaagttgcagacagaaactaactatgtataagtcaaagtcaaagtcaaagtcaaagtcaaatgatttattcaaaataggtaataaattactcttattgattgtctggtatagtgttagatttgtaagataatatagtggtgataattataacgcaaacttaaaactaaagctacgagggttccaaacgcgcccaggtctgagaagagcccacaacaaactcagccgggtattctttttattatcaccactttacaaatttattgtaacttattagaactatcacaaagtcgttaagcaactcattcccaagcttgcttatcatttaaataatcctttacattgtaataggatttttcaattagtttacgttttatgaaaactttgaacttgttgagagacatctcctcctctataactaataattataacataaacacttcttctaaaactctattttgcatatttcaggtgccattgattcaagtctagatgctaatacaataaatcaaccagaaagttctacacataatcaatcggtcgctcaaagtaccccatctgtggttcacaacatccaagcaggatattctcaaactcagattcagaaaaaaataattactagtaagttgtggccataaacaacaaataatacacatacacacatacacactgggaggttacctggctggcaccccactagacctaggtctacttaattgttattacttgtttttatctgtattataagtattttttgtgttccttatatgtaatttaatatgtaataatatccaataaatttaatttaatttaattaaataagagataaaaaatctttactgtttaacaagattttaacaagaatagagtattgaaaattgtcta from Maniola hyperantus chromosome 4, iAphHyp1.2, whole genome shotgun sequence carries:
- the LOC117996982 gene encoding uncharacterized protein produces the protein MENENSEFNKLNVEDISDTEENKFNYNFINTPWDDRSDRSKMGVIALLVAIIATTTALVINNVVMHYKGFHSQSVYSNTEIECNVVKLDDYRYVARIHLTSSNELVCVGAVLSRYSILANELCLKSGPIRLRIGSPTDPRCKKGFTVDLAETIPHDGVVTKNLVVLSVLENMGDCMSTVKIGLNLDPKKQLYVIGRSIRGGRVLSFQLAKYLVENIIFVHLIRNLNENATIAVKTFGKCPVRAGDLLLQRGRLFGLASTSVHRIGKTKTVYFANLTAVQKELKALVIGVEFSV